From Deltaproteobacteria bacterium, one genomic window encodes:
- a CDS encoding ferritin family protein, protein MSKNKLADELSIAYKTEMNGYGFYKHAAEMTKDEHGKNVFNHLASEELEHIDVITGIIASLKGSGTWKGYKEAKEAGAVVRGTKALAIFPDENELIKKLKKNPSDEGAIAVAIESEEHAVAFYDRMLRDEAETPEQKVFLTNLLEMEKGHLKLLRWEHEALLKDGFWCDFMEFSVEKESR, encoded by the coding sequence ATGTCTAAAAACAAATTGGCGGATGAGCTTTCCATTGCTTACAAGACAGAGATGAACGGATACGGTTTCTATAAGCACGCGGCAGAGATGACCAAGGACGAGCACGGCAAGAACGTTTTTAACCATCTTGCTTCCGAGGAACTCGAGCATATAGACGTCATAACCGGCATCATCGCTTCTCTTAAAGGTTCCGGCACGTGGAAAGGCTATAAGGAAGCAAAGGAGGCAGGGGCGGTCGTAAGGGGAACGAAGGCGCTTGCCATATTCCCGGATGAAAACGAGCTTATAAAGAAGTTGAAGAAAAATCCGTCTGACGAAGGCGCGATAGCGGTTGCAATAGAGAGCGAGGAGCACGCCGTTGCCTTCTATGACAGGATGCTAAGGGACGAGGCCGAAACCCCGGAACAAAAGGTGTTTCTTACGAACCTTCTCGAGATGGAGAAGGGGCACCTTAAGCTTCTAAGGTGGGAGCACGAGGCGCTTTTAAAGGACGGCTTCTGGTGCGACTTCATGGAGTTCAGTGTCGAGAAGGAGTCCCGTTAA
- the rplU gene encoding 50S ribosomal protein L21 — translation MYAVIKTGGKQYKVAKGDTIKVEKLDGTVGSTVEIKDVIAIGEGADIKIGAPTVENASVVCEILEQKKTKKVLLFKKRRRKGYAKKQGHRQNLTGIRVKEIKA, via the coding sequence ATGTATGCGGTTATAAAGACAGGCGGAAAACAGTACAAGGTGGCCAAGGGCGACACGATAAAGGTCGAAAAGCTCGACGGCACAGTGGGCTCAACAGTTGAGATAAAGGACGTTATTGCTATCGGCGAGGGCGCTGACATAAAGATAGGCGCGCCGACTGTCGAGAACGCAAGTGTGGTTTGCGAGATCCTCGAGCAGAAAAAGACCAAGAAGGTGCTTCTCTTTAAAAAGAGGAGAAGGAAGGGCTACGCAAAGAAGCAGGGGCACAGGCAGAACCTTACGGGCATACGCGTAAAGGAAATAAAGGCTTAA
- a CDS encoding sensor domain-containing diguanylate cyclase, with protein sequence MTEAILNKVYTSTGFLKRIFLVLAIPAARKIVCYAREAHRVLLPYFTPALNALERTANKVSIWISRLIRKIRIALRPVSEYLRGRFLKMNMAKKMLLAYFPLAVLLILISVFTLFSFKRINAVMNSMLYADVAVIEVTNMLTDTLIDQETYGHRYLILKNPDMLKIYKEKSEEFANTVSVMAMIPDSSKLPIKELSTLHHEYDKFFKNIFHASENGLPTATFERKADLKRDELVVLLKKLTADTLKSQNAKIQGIADFGSNAFVLTAGIGILGLIIGIGAALYITKNISTSIEQLKIGTRNVANGNFLDIPKVESEDELGDLSVAFMDMANRLKRLEEMYLDASPLTRLPGGIAIENVLKKRVEANLPVAFCFADIDNFKAYNDRHGYAKGSELILAVSKIMKDVIRDFGTSEDFLGHIGGDDFVMITTPARHDMLCTKIIDKFDMAIPFFYTEEEVKQGYIDGKSRQGQKMKFPLATLSIAVVTNKLRRITNHIEYGEIAAELKEFAKSIPKSAYVVDKRTNENIGYAPTAPHNVNWQKERTT encoded by the coding sequence ATGACAGAAGCCATACTTAATAAGGTGTACACCTCAACCGGTTTTCTTAAACGGATATTTCTCGTGCTCGCAATCCCGGCAGCGAGAAAGATAGTCTGCTATGCCCGTGAGGCGCACCGCGTGCTGCTGCCCTACTTTACCCCTGCTCTAAATGCTCTCGAGCGGACGGCCAACAAAGTAAGCATCTGGATATCCAGGCTCATAAGAAAAATACGGATAGCCCTTCGCCCGGTTTCAGAGTACCTAAGGGGACGCTTCCTGAAGATGAACATGGCGAAGAAGATGCTGCTGGCGTATTTTCCGCTTGCCGTGCTCCTGATACTTATTTCCGTCTTCACGCTCTTTAGCTTCAAACGCATCAACGCCGTCATGAACTCGATGCTATACGCCGACGTGGCCGTCATAGAAGTTACCAACATGCTTACAGATACGCTCATAGACCAGGAGACCTACGGCCACCGCTACCTGATACTTAAAAACCCCGACATGCTAAAGATATACAAGGAGAAGAGCGAAGAGTTCGCCAACACGGTGAGTGTGATGGCCATGATACCGGACTCATCGAAATTGCCAATCAAAGAACTCAGCACGCTGCACCACGAGTACGACAAGTTTTTCAAGAACATCTTTCACGCGTCTGAAAACGGATTGCCCACGGCAACGTTTGAGAGAAAAGCCGACTTGAAACGCGACGAGCTTGTTGTGCTGCTAAAGAAACTTACCGCCGACACCTTGAAATCCCAGAACGCGAAGATCCAGGGCATTGCCGACTTCGGCTCCAACGCCTTTGTTCTCACCGCAGGCATAGGCATACTCGGCCTTATAATAGGCATCGGCGCTGCGCTCTATATAACCAAGAACATCTCTACGTCCATAGAACAGCTCAAAATCGGCACCAGGAACGTCGCAAACGGCAACTTCCTCGACATTCCCAAGGTCGAGAGCGAGGACGAACTCGGCGACCTTTCGGTCGCGTTCATGGATATGGCCAACCGGCTAAAGCGGCTCGAAGAGATGTACCTCGACGCAAGTCCGCTTACGAGGCTTCCCGGCGGCATAGCCATCGAGAACGTGCTCAAAAAACGCGTTGAAGCGAACCTGCCGGTGGCATTTTGCTTCGCCGACATAGACAACTTCAAGGCCTACAACGACAGGCACGGATACGCAAAAGGAAGCGAACTCATCCTGGCGGTCTCCAAGATAATGAAGGATGTTATACGAGACTTCGGCACAAGCGAGGATTTCCTCGGTCATATAGGCGGCGACGACTTCGTTATGATAACCACGCCGGCGCGCCACGACATGCTTTGCACCAAGATAATAGATAAGTTTGACATGGCAATTCCTTTCTTCTATACTGAAGAGGAAGTGAAACAAGGCTACATAGACGGCAAGTCGCGCCAGGGGCAGAAGATGAAGTTCCCTCTGGCAACGTTATCCATAGCGGTAGTAACCAACAAGCTTCGCCGCATCACAAACCACATCGAGTACGGCGAGATAGCGGCGGAATTGAAGGAATTCGCAAAGAGCATCCCGAAGAGCGCGTACGTCGTCGACAAGCGCACAAACGAAAACATAGGCTACGCGCCGACCGCGCCGCATAACGTCAATTGGCAAAAAGAAAGGACTACATGA
- the rpmA gene encoding 50S ribosomal protein L27 → MAHKKAGGSSRNGRDSNGQRRGVKSYGGEVINAGTIIVRQVGTKIYPGLNVGMGKDYTLFSKVRGVVEFKESGSKKIVNVAPVQ, encoded by the coding sequence ATGGCACATAAAAAAGCGGGCGGAAGTTCCAGAAACGGCAGAGACAGCAACGGCCAAAGACGCGGCGTAAAGAGCTACGGCGGCGAGGTCATTAACGCAGGCACTATAATCGTGCGCCAGGTAGGCACGAAGATATATCCCGGCCTAAACGTCGGCATGGGCAAGGACTATACGCTATTTTCCAAGGTACGCGGCGTTGTCGAGTTCAAGGAAAGCGGCTCGAAGAAAATCGTAAACGTAGCGCCGGTGCAGTAA
- a CDS encoding rubredoxin → MAEAKKWRCVECGYVHEGPEPPEFCPECFATREAFVEVE, encoded by the coding sequence ATGGCGGAAGCGAAAAAATGGAGATGCGTTGAGTGCGGGTATGTGCACGAAGGGCCGGAGCCCCCGGAGTTCTGCCCCGAGTGCTTTGCGACCAGAGAGGCGTTTGTCGAGGTCGAGTAA
- a CDS encoding HAD-IA family hydrolase has protein sequence MKKDLLIFDLDGTLLDSSPDIAWAANKTLEAIGLEPLDTNTVKANIGWGVRPLLERLMPGAKAGDVDRARAVFLEFYGGRLDVESALYSGVMETLDAFVERGKTMAVVTNKPMGLTLPILKSYGLERYFSKVLGGDSLANKKPHPEPILAVLTHSAVEADSAVYIGDSAIDIEAAGAANVEAIGAAYGFRGKDELIGAGCKVIINGFEELQSIIF, from the coding sequence ATGAAAAAAGACCTCCTGATATTCGACCTTGACGGCACGCTTCTCGATTCGAGCCCTGATATCGCCTGGGCTGCGAACAAGACGCTCGAGGCAATCGGGCTTGAGCCCCTGGATACAAATACGGTTAAGGCCAACATAGGCTGGGGCGTAAGGCCGCTTCTCGAACGCCTCATGCCTGGGGCCAAGGCAGGGGATGTGGACCGGGCAAGGGCCGTGTTCCTCGAATTTTACGGGGGCCGCCTCGATGTCGAGAGCGCTTTGTACTCGGGCGTCATGGAAACCCTAGACGCGTTTGTGGAGCGCGGCAAGACCATGGCGGTAGTGACCAATAAGCCTATGGGCCTGACGCTGCCGATACTAAAGAGTTACGGCCTGGAGAGGTATTTCTCGAAGGTGCTTGGCGGCGATTCTCTTGCCAACAAGAAGCCGCACCCGGAGCCAATACTGGCCGTGCTTACGCATAGCGCCGTAGAGGCAGATAGCGCCGTTTACATAGGCGATAGCGCCATAGATATCGAGGCAGCCGGAGCTGCCAATGTCGAGGCCATAGGCGCGGCCTACGGCTTCAGGGGCAAAGATGAGCTTATAGGAGCGGGTTGCAAGGTAATAATCAACGGCTTCGAAGAACTGCAGTCGATAATATTTTAA
- a CDS encoding rhodanese-like domain-containing protein produces the protein MRKWISFALTAAMALVLAHESWAGDNTPGNLVVQPGSAAPGAASQEAPYKVYAKEDLAVVARIGAEEVLKLQKQGVPVTIIDLRSPTSYAGSTIKIKGDVRIVYTELGNKLSLLPFDKRTLIVTYCT, from the coding sequence ATGAGAAAATGGATATCTTTTGCTTTGACCGCGGCCATGGCTCTTGTGTTGGCGCATGAGTCCTGGGCAGGGGATAATACCCCCGGTAACCTGGTAGTGCAGCCTGGTTCGGCAGCCCCCGGCGCTGCTTCTCAGGAAGCGCCCTACAAGGTCTACGCCAAGGAAGATCTTGCGGTGGTAGCGCGTATCGGCGCCGAAGAGGTGTTAAAGCTCCAGAAGCAAGGCGTGCCTGTAACGATAATCGACTTGAGGTCGCCTACTTCGTACGCAGGCAGCACGATAAAGATAAAGGGCGATGTTAGGATAGTGTACACGGAGCTTGGCAACAAGCTTTCTCTGCTGCCCTTTGACAAAAGGACGCTGATAGTCACGTACTGCACGTGA
- the proB gene encoding glutamate 5-kinase codes for MGKETSNNKIERVVIKVGSAVVTGVKGSVRGKDCGERCDIFSKLATEISALMKAGTKCVLVSSGAIAMGMEKLGMKERPSTIPGRQAVAAVGQSRLMARYDEAFSKTGVNVAQLLITHDDMGDRKRFLNARNTLTELLGRGILPIINENDTVAVEEIKYGDNDKIAALVANLVGADRLVILSDIDGVFDKDPKVNRDAKRIEVISDIDAFELAEKSATTSAAGSGGISSKITAAKIAAHHGCETVITSGFDLDTLEQSATAAGSIAVSSVGTFVKVKEGYLSSKEHWIKYSTRPTGKVVIDDGAKNALLLNGKSLLPSGVVSVGGTFDSGDVIHCVDASGMEFARGVVNYSSVEIEKIKGLKTSEIEKALGYKVSDEVIHRDDMVVL; via the coding sequence ATGGGGAAGGAAACTTCTAATAATAAGATAGAGCGCGTTGTTATAAAGGTTGGAAGCGCCGTTGTAACGGGCGTAAAGGGGAGCGTACGCGGTAAGGATTGCGGCGAGCGCTGCGACATATTTTCCAAGCTTGCAACCGAGATATCCGCTCTTATGAAGGCAGGCACAAAGTGCGTTCTTGTGTCTTCCGGCGCAATCGCAATGGGCATGGAAAAGCTTGGTATGAAGGAGCGGCCCTCCACCATACCCGGGCGGCAGGCTGTTGCGGCGGTTGGGCAGTCGCGTCTTATGGCAAGGTATGACGAGGCGTTCTCGAAGACCGGCGTAAATGTCGCGCAACTGCTTATTACGCACGACGACATGGGCGATAGAAAACGCTTTCTTAACGCCAGAAATACTCTTACCGAGCTTCTCGGGCGCGGCATACTTCCCATTATAAATGAGAACGACACGGTTGCTGTCGAGGAGATCAAGTACGGCGATAACGACAAAATCGCCGCGCTTGTTGCAAATCTCGTCGGCGCCGACAGGCTCGTAATTCTCTCTGACATAGACGGCGTGTTCGACAAGGACCCGAAGGTCAACCGAGATGCAAAACGCATCGAGGTGATAAGCGATATAGACGCATTCGAGTTGGCGGAAAAGAGCGCCACAACGAGCGCGGCAGGCTCGGGCGGGATTTCCTCGAAGATTACGGCCGCGAAAATCGCCGCCCATCACGGCTGCGAGACGGTTATTACATCAGGGTTCGATCTGGACACTCTCGAACAATCGGCCACTGCTGCTGGAAGTATTGCCGTGAGTTCCGTTGGCACGTTTGTTAAAGTGAAAGAAGGTTACCTTTCAAGCAAAGAACACTGGATAAAGTACTCGACAAGGCCAACTGGCAAGGTGGTTATCGACGACGGCGCGAAGAATGCGCTACTCTTAAACGGCAAGTCGCTTCTACCCTCCGGTGTTGTGAGTGTCGGCGGCACATTCGACTCGGGCGATGTAATACACTGCGTGGATGCCTCGGGCATGGAGTTCGCCAGAGGTGTTGTAAACTACAGCTCCGTTGAGATAGAGAAGATAAAGGGCTTAAAGACCTCGGAGATAGAGAAGGCCCTTGGCTACAAGGTCTCGGATGAGGTCATACACCGTGACGACATGGTAGTGCTATAG
- a CDS encoding LTA synthase family protein, which yields MGNTKSNSILGHIIRREVYFVLAAYVLLIAVFETARAVMLYRNYGLAEHLPVTLLLKSFFYGLRFDIAISSYLLIPLLLLLLFVPRRFSPHILAAFTAFFSALFFLCLGEVEFYRELQMRFNSAIFEYATHPEIVGGMVWEGYPVVKYALFWAVVMALFSFAVFVLYKKLLGSKTNIPELTRNHRIAGYAGTFVVITLMVFGMRGGFYKEPLRWGDAYFSDEAFANNLALNAVFTLGRSSLEKLSTKENYWTKTYSAKDAEKITHDMLIQTTETDLASAELPLLRKEGPETANAYLVKKPEKPVNVVIILMESFSGRLVGSLGDEHNITPSFDKLAKDGVLFERAFSNGSHTHQGVFASLTSFPNLPGHEYLMKTMDAYQEFSGLPTILTSKGYDSIFLYNGLFSWDNKEGFFRQHGINKFVGTDDYVNPTFVDPVWGVADYDVFMRANEEFKNMSKDKPFFGAILTLTNHSPFNLPPLPFERIKSGDAMENRYNAMKYADWALGEFFKAASKEKYFDNTLFVITGDHGIGTEWPITHMSLDKLHVPLLFYSPKLLKAHGVRRDTVASHVDIGPSVLALIGSDAPHQGWGRNLFSQALKDKGFAVIKHSGGDENVAIVEDNRIYIVAPKEKPVLYEYDTKHPPKSVVIPEGKETERRGKMAKELKAYVEEGLNALKERKIGVHHAKSHHATPAGAAGH from the coding sequence ATGGGCAATACCAAATCAAACTCGATTCTCGGTCATATAATAAGGCGCGAAGTGTATTTCGTGCTCGCCGCGTATGTGCTGCTCATAGCCGTCTTCGAGACAGCAAGGGCCGTCATGCTCTACAGGAATTACGGTTTGGCCGAGCACCTGCCGGTTACGCTTCTTTTGAAGAGCTTTTTCTACGGCCTAAGGTTCGATATCGCTATAAGTTCGTATCTTCTGATACCGCTTCTATTGCTTTTGCTTTTTGTTCCACGGAGGTTCTCGCCGCACATACTAGCGGCATTTACCGCGTTTTTCTCGGCCCTGTTCTTTCTCTGCCTTGGAGAGGTAGAGTTCTACCGCGAACTTCAGATGCGCTTTAACTCCGCCATATTCGAGTACGCGACCCACCCGGAGATAGTAGGTGGCATGGTGTGGGAAGGCTACCCGGTAGTGAAGTACGCCTTGTTCTGGGCCGTGGTGATGGCGCTCTTTTCCTTTGCCGTATTTGTCCTTTACAAGAAATTACTTGGCTCAAAGACCAACATTCCGGAACTAACGAGAAATCACCGCATAGCAGGGTATGCCGGCACGTTTGTCGTTATCACGCTCATGGTGTTTGGCATGCGGGGAGGGTTCTACAAGGAGCCGCTTAGGTGGGGGGATGCGTATTTTTCGGACGAGGCATTTGCAAATAACCTTGCCTTAAATGCCGTGTTCACGCTTGGCAGGAGTTCTCTTGAAAAGCTTTCGACAAAGGAGAATTACTGGACTAAGACGTATTCGGCAAAGGACGCGGAAAAAATCACGCATGACATGCTTATACAGACTACCGAGACCGACCTTGCGAGCGCTGAGTTGCCTCTTCTTAGGAAAGAAGGCCCCGAGACCGCCAATGCGTATCTCGTGAAAAAGCCGGAGAAGCCCGTAAACGTCGTCATAATACTAATGGAGAGTTTCTCGGGCCGTCTCGTTGGCTCGCTTGGAGATGAGCACAACATAACGCCTTCGTTCGATAAACTTGCAAAGGACGGCGTGCTTTTCGAGCGCGCTTTCTCGAACGGCTCTCATACGCACCAGGGCGTGTTCGCCTCGCTTACGTCTTTTCCGAACCTTCCAGGGCATGAGTATCTAATGAAGACCATGGACGCGTACCAGGAGTTCTCGGGGCTTCCGACGATTCTTACGTCAAAAGGCTACGATAGCATCTTCCTTTATAACGGGCTTTTCTCCTGGGACAATAAAGAGGGATTTTTCAGGCAGCACGGCATAAATAAGTTCGTTGGCACGGACGATTACGTGAACCCCACGTTCGTCGACCCGGTGTGGGGTGTCGCCGATTACGACGTCTTCATGCGCGCCAACGAGGAATTCAAGAACATGTCGAAGGACAAGCCGTTTTTCGGCGCAATCCTTACGCTTACGAACCATTCGCCGTTTAATCTGCCGCCGTTGCCGTTTGAGCGTATAAAGTCCGGCGATGCAATGGAGAATAGATACAACGCCATGAAGTACGCGGACTGGGCCCTTGGCGAGTTCTTCAAGGCCGCGTCAAAGGAAAAATATTTCGACAATACGCTTTTTGTCATAACCGGGGACCACGGCATAGGTACCGAGTGGCCGATAACGCACATGAGCCTCGATAAGCTCCATGTGCCGCTTCTTTTCTATTCTCCGAAACTTTTGAAGGCGCATGGCGTAAGACGCGATACGGTTGCAAGCCATGTAGACATCGGGCCAAGCGTTCTTGCTCTCATCGGAAGCGATGCGCCGCACCAGGGCTGGGGCAGAAATCTATTTTCCCAGGCATTGAAAGATAAGGGCTTTGCCGTTATAAAGCATTCGGGCGGGGATGAAAATGTCGCTATTGTAGAGGACAACAGGATATACATTGTTGCACCCAAGGAAAAGCCCGTGCTCTATGAATACGACACAAAGCACCCGCCAAAGTCCGTTGTCATACCCGAGGGTAAGGAAACCGAGCGCAGGGGCAAAATGGCAAAGGAGCTTAAGGCCTATGTGGAGGAGGGGCTAAACGCCTTAAAAGAGCGTAAAATAGGCGTTCACCACGCAAAATCGCATCACGCAACACCTGCCGGGGCAGCCGGGCATTAG
- the obgE gene encoding GTPase ObgE produces the protein MNFIDEAKITVKAGDGGRGCVSFRREKYVPKGGPDGGDGGHGGDVTFVADSNLTSLIDFRYKRIYEAERGEHGMGSGCHGRNGHNVEIKVPAGTLIKDLETDEVIIDLTENEQRFTVVKGGRGGKGNARFASSTNQAPRRAQPGMPGEERALKLELKLLADVGIIGFPNAGKSTLISAISAAKPKIADYPFTTLIPNLGVVKFGEYGGFVVADIPGLIEGAHEGKGLGTRFLKHIERTSMFVHVVDLSPETEREPKDDFDIVNAELKKFNVKLAKRPQVVALNKTDITGAKERGAKLLKFLERKGIKVFEISAASGKGLKQLVDYVGKEVVKLRKSV, from the coding sequence ATGAACTTCATAGACGAGGCTAAAATAACGGTAAAGGCCGGTGACGGAGGCCGTGGGTGCGTGAGCTTTAGGCGCGAAAAGTACGTGCCTAAGGGCGGCCCTGACGGCGGAGACGGCGGCCACGGCGGGGACGTGACCTTCGTTGCCGACTCGAACTTAACGAGCCTGATAGACTTTCGCTACAAGCGCATCTACGAGGCCGAGAGAGGCGAGCATGGCATGGGCAGCGGCTGTCACGGCAGGAACGGGCACAATGTTGAGATAAAGGTCCCTGCAGGCACGCTTATAAAAGACCTTGAGACCGATGAGGTTATCATCGACCTTACCGAGAACGAACAGCGCTTTACCGTTGTAAAGGGCGGTAGAGGCGGAAAGGGCAATGCGCGCTTTGCCAGCTCCACCAACCAGGCCCCAAGAAGAGCGCAGCCGGGGATGCCGGGAGAAGAGCGCGCGTTAAAGCTCGAGCTAAAGCTTCTTGCGGATGTTGGCATCATAGGGTTTCCAAACGCCGGGAAATCGACTCTTATATCTGCCATATCTGCTGCAAAGCCGAAGATCGCTGATTATCCGTTTACAACCCTTATCCCGAACCTTGGGGTCGTTAAGTTTGGAGAGTACGGAGGATTCGTGGTTGCCGACATACCGGGTCTTATCGAGGGCGCGCACGAGGGCAAGGGGCTTGGCACAAGGTTTCTAAAGCACATCGAGAGAACGAGCATGTTCGTGCATGTAGTAGACCTCTCGCCGGAGACCGAGAGGGAGCCAAAGGACGACTTCGATATAGTGAACGCGGAGCTAAAGAAGTTCAACGTAAAGCTCGCGAAAAGACCGCAGGTAGTGGCCCTGAATAAGACCGACATAACAGGGGCAAAGGAGCGGGGAGCTAAACTGTTGAAATTTCTCGAGCGTAAGGGTATAAAGGTATTCGAGATATCGGCTGCCTCCGGTAAGGGGCTAAAGCAGCTCGTGGATTACGTGGGAAAAGAGGTAGTAAAGCTTAGAAAATCGGTTTAA
- a CDS encoding ferritin-like domain-containing protein gives MAKKVNKEIIDALNLDRAFELGAIIQYMGHHYEGSGMESPAIAEIFKKTAIDEMKHAEMLAERIAYLGGVPVQKPTPSKRGGSLKDMIKDDLEAENEAIERYKKHIELCVKHGDVTTRCMLEAILEDEEGHADEWETVLD, from the coding sequence ATGGCTAAGAAAGTTAACAAAGAGATTATAGACGCGCTGAACCTGGACAGGGCATTCGAGCTCGGCGCCATTATTCAGTACATGGGGCACCACTATGAGGGCTCGGGCATGGAGAGCCCGGCAATCGCCGAAATTTTCAAAAAAACGGCCATAGACGAAATGAAGCATGCGGAAATGCTGGCCGAGAGAATAGCCTACCTCGGAGGCGTTCCTGTGCAAAAGCCCACGCCCTCCAAGCGCGGCGGAAGCTTAAAGGACATGATAAAGGACGACCTCGAGGCCGAGAACGAGGCAATCGAGAGATATAAAAAGCACATAGAACTTTGCGTCAAACACGGAGATGTTACTACGAGATGCATGCTCGAGGCAATCCTCGAGGACGAGGAAGGGCATGCCGATGAGTGGGAGACGGTGCTCGACTGA
- a CDS encoding bacteriohemerythrin: MKIEFSKDLETGVQWQDKQHLELIQKVEALLNAVEAHADMATTIKFLDFLDDYAVVHFHDEEKAMSDTSFAESVAHTEEHHHFIEEISDIRKRLESGGNFDMEHLKTHIFDWLANHISVEDKKLGRHILKS, translated from the coding sequence ATGAAGATAGAGTTCTCCAAGGACCTGGAAACAGGCGTGCAGTGGCAGGACAAGCAGCACCTCGAGCTTATTCAAAAGGTCGAGGCGCTTCTGAATGCCGTAGAGGCGCATGCGGATATGGCAACGACAATCAAGTTCCTCGATTTTCTAGACGACTACGCTGTCGTGCATTTTCATGACGAGGAAAAGGCCATGAGCGATACCTCTTTTGCCGAAAGTGTTGCGCACACCGAGGAGCACCATCACTTTATAGAAGAAATATCGGATATCAGAAAGCGTCTTGAAAGTGGTGGCAACTTCGATATGGAGCACTTGAAAACGCATATCTTTGACTGGCTGGCCAACCATATAAGCGTAGAGGACAAGAAGCTCGGCAGGCACATACTTAAATCCTGA
- a CDS encoding SAM-dependent methyltransferase, giving the protein MVVEEIKRRIRKRGPMPFAEFMDVALYAEGGYYMRLGNRAGAPWGEKGDYFTSLDSGVRIFAAALCRQIYECWQRCNSPSDFALIEGGAGRGLLTFSVLDVMKERYGALYEASTAVLVERNAALHVENQAHGSKAVWVSDITKAGHFMNACVYSNELFDALPFHRGVVTPEGPKEIFVGLDKASGSFGDVILEPSFEELGRCFMEVTKGLPVGSGFEVSPFCSVWLGNAAKTFDQGFVVTIDYGAAASKLYASGRGSTLHCHYKHTVNNMPYERIGEQDITAHVDFTALKNAGSAAGLTVAGFTTQRQFLLSLGILDELTEMPEKGQVSADTVLTNQSVKNLVMPGGISDTMMVLAQAKGFDKKQRLSGFTGNDMQDML; this is encoded by the coding sequence ATGGTCGTAGAAGAGATAAAGAGGCGTATCCGTAAGCGCGGCCCCATGCCGTTTGCCGAGTTTATGGATGTCGCGCTTTACGCAGAAGGCGGGTATTACATGCGCCTGGGCAACAGGGCCGGCGCGCCCTGGGGCGAAAAAGGCGATTATTTTACCTCCCTGGACTCAGGGGTAAGGATCTTCGCAGCCGCGCTTTGCCGCCAGATTTACGAGTGCTGGCAGCGTTGTAATAGCCCTTCGGACTTTGCGCTTATAGAAGGCGGCGCAGGCAGGGGGCTGCTGACGTTTAGCGTGCTCGATGTGATGAAGGAGCGCTACGGGGCCCTTTACGAGGCATCTACCGCCGTTTTGGTCGAGAGAAACGCGGCCCTGCACGTTGAAAACCAGGCGCACGGAAGTAAGGCCGTTTGGGTTTCGGATATTACGAAAGCAGGGCATTTCATGAATGCCTGCGTTTACTCTAACGAACTATTCGACGCGCTGCCGTTTCATAGGGGGGTGGTAACGCCTGAGGGCCCAAAGGAGATTTTTGTCGGGCTCGATAAGGCAAGCGGTTCTTTTGGAGATGTTATCCTGGAGCCTTCGTTTGAGGAACTCGGGCGCTGTTTTATGGAGGTTACAAAGGGGTTGCCTGTGGGCTCTGGATTCGAGGTGTCGCCGTTTTGTTCTGTTTGGCTGGGAAATGCCGCGAAAACATTTGACCAGGGCTTTGTTGTTACGATAGACTACGGAGCAGCGGCTTCGAAGCTGTATGCGTCCGGCAGGGGCTCTACACTTCACTGCCATTATAAGCACACGGTAAATAACATGCCGTATGAACGCATCGGCGAGCAGGACATAACCGCGCACGTGGATTTCACGGCCCTTAAAAACGCGGGAAGCGCGGCCGGGCTCACTGTAGCCGGGTTTACGACCCAGAGGCAGTTTCTTTTATCTCTTGGCATACTCGATGAACTAACGGAGATGCCGGAAAAGGGGCAGGTAAGCGCCGACACTGTGCTTACGAATCAGAGTGTCAAGAACCTCGTCATGCCGGGCGGCATAAGCGACACGATGATGGTACTGGCCCAGGCCAAGGGGTTTGACAAGAAGCAGAGGCTTTCCGGTTTTACGGGAAATGACATGCAGGATATGCTATAA